Genomic segment of Pochonia chlamydosporia 170 chromosome 1, whole genome shotgun sequence:
GTAACGGTCCGCCTCAAATCTACTCTTTACCAGATCGATACCGAGCCTGTAAAGCTTCTTATCAACGAATTCGTAGCAGGAGGTGACCATATAAACGTCACCTACCGCTGCGGATCCCAAATCACTGTCCTGTGAGGTAGGTAGATTTATGGTAATGCCtttgttggaaatggacacCTCCCCAATTCCGAGACTCCTAGAAGCTGCTACACGACCGCAGGCTGAGAAGTATTTCGGCGATGGagccaagacgccaatgtGCTGCTCGAGACAGGACATGGTAGACGCATCCCACGCAAAGATGGATTGATCTTCGCTTTCCTTGAGAATCTCTTCTTGCAGTCGAATGAACGCCTTGTCGCCTTCGCCATACAAAAGTGGCATATTGACGTTAAATAACCCTAGGAGGCAATATGCAATGTCCTCTGGGCGCGTAGTTTGTCGATGCGCCGCCCAAGAAAGTATTTGAGCAACGGTAGCCATTTGGAACTCGCCATCTTTAAGTGCGCGACTCGGGATCCTAGTCACCTTGGATATTCTTCTCGATAGCCCCTTCCTGCTCCCAATGTAGTGCCAGCGTTTATCGAAGAACTGGACCTCAGTTGGTGCGAGGAGCTCCTGCAAAGTGAACCCCCTCGTGAACCATCTCGCTCCGGAAAAGTGCGAGCGAACAGGTCCTCCGTCATACTGAACGTCGTCAAGGAAAGCAAAGCATATTTCCGACTCGCGATACCAACGAAACATGGAGTTTATTGCCTCTGAAAGCTCCGCGCTGCTGGTCTTGTCGATGCAGCAGGTGTCTACCCACACGTACTGCACAGGATTCTCCTTTTGCTCAACCTGGTACTTCTTTACGGCTTGACAGAAGTCCAAGATTTTGATCCATCCTTCTTTTCTGCATGTTGTGCGGAAATTGGGGCTATTTAACTCTTGAAGAGTTATCTCCTGCTTTCCCCAGGTGTGAGAGAGCGCTATGtagggtggtggtgaagcaACGAATTCCTCAAGCTGGAGGGTGTCAATGTGGAGGAGACGCATATCTAAGGCCGGAAATGGTAATTTGCCTTCAATCAAGAGTTGTTGCACTAAACAAAAGGGTGTGGTATAGTTGATGCTGactcctcctcatcagagCTGGAAGTCTTTAGCCTTTAGTGAGGCTGTGAAGTGAGGCGGCTTTACGTTTCATGGTTGGCGATGTATGGGCAGCCTTGTTCCTGCGTCACGGCATATGATTGGCCTGCCTGTACTGCATTGAAGTTATTCTTTCCAAGTTGCCCTTTGGCTTCCTTTGATATTGTTGGAATCGTTGCACTTTGGACTTTCTGACAATGGCGATGCCACCTCTACGGGTGATTCTGCGACCATCAACATGCACTTGACGATCAGCTTAGCACTCGCAAACTACACTCTTGCCCAATAGGCAGCAGGCTATATTGGTACTAATTTTCGTTCAAATCTGACAAA
This window contains:
- a CDS encoding ankyrin repeat-containing protein (similar to Colletotrichum gloeosporioides Nara gc5 XP_007277583.1), producing MRLLHIDTLQLEEFVASPPPYIALSHTWGKQEITLQELNSPNFRTTCRKEGWIKILDFCQAVKKYQVEQKENPVQYVWVDTCCIDKTSSAELSEAINSMFRWYRESEICFAFLDDVQYDGGPVRSHFSGARWFTRGFTLQELLAPTEVQFFDKRWHYIGSRKGLSRRISKVTRIPSRALKDGEFQMATVAQILSWAAHRQTTRPEDIAYCLLGLFNVNMPLLYGEGDKAFIRLQEEILKESEDQSIFAWDASTMSCLEQHIGVLAPSPKYFSACGRVAASRSLGIGEVSISNKGITINLPTSQDSDLGSAAVGDVYMVTSCYEFVDKKLYRLGIDLVKSRFEADRYERASTAPRRIAPFEPEPPIKRLTLTKQSQTLRPCSVVLRNVQRDVHGKLQPWKWKEGFPDNAWEYDEVSDILRPTVPEDWRSAIVRHNDLYAYAVFEWTAGQDGRAMHFALELCFSQARLRCVRLLDLTKAFASSANKVLAELIDEVDFYCSSKGQRYAYNVRWKDSLDVEAALGDVWLTLAFMLRLPPLLAVEFGAVRWDGRSHTFNLTLERY